DNA sequence from the Thalassotalea sp. 273M-4 genome:
TCGAGCCCGCACTCCAGCCAATATATGGGCAGCCGTCATTCACTCTGGTTTGGATCTCTTTCACAAGTTTGTGTTGATATAACTGGTGTAATAAGTGAAATGTATTGCCACCACCTACAGCAATGGCTTTCGCTTCTTTCACGGCAGCAATGGGGTCGGCACATTGATGAATCCCCACAATGGTTATTTGGCAATCGGATAATGCAGATTGTACACGTTCGGTATATTCGTCATAGCTGATACTAACGCCAGCGTAGGGAATAAATAAAACCTCGGTTATGCCTTTTAAGTGATCGTTAATCATCGGCTTGGCATGGGAAAGATACTCAGTATTGCCTTCACGAGAGCTGCTTAACAGTAATAGGTTTTTATTCATAACATCCAGTCTTTTTTAATTTTTGGAAACAATATTATACCTTATTCGCCAGTCAATTAGATGGCTTATAAACAAACAAGGGAATTATTTTTTTAACTCATTAATGGCAGCACAAGCTAAAAAGCCCGAACGAGTTTTATATTCCGGCGATACCGAAACCCGATCATCAATTTTCTTTATTAACAACTCAGGCAGGGTGACGTTAATTTTATGGCTTTTACCTAGAAAAGGGGTGATGTCGATATCGACGATAGCCCAAACACCACCTCGATATTCAATTTTACCAACATGATTTTCAAAACTTGTTGCCACCGGAATATCTTCTCCATATTCACTCAGTAACGATAGATGAGACTCTATCACCGCCAAAATTTCATCTAATCCTTTATCAATGCTTTTAGACCGACATTCACAGCCAGGTAAATCTGGCACAGTGACTTTGTAATCGGATGATTCGGGGTTAAATAGCAGAACAATAGGGAAGCGCATAATACCAGTCTCGAGGTGTTTTTATTAAAATTATTGATAACTCTAACAACTCCCATACTTATTTACAAGATAACCCTGACAACCCCGCAATATATTGCAGCCATAACCCTGATAACCCCTTATAAAGCAATTGTAATAACCCTTATAACCCTATGGCTTGGTGTGTGAATACACACATACCTCTAATGGTACTGTTTAATAAGTCAAAAGTTTTTTCTGTTTAAAAGGTAAAGTGTTTCTAGGTCTGTTATGGATTTTTGCCGGCATTTTCGTAATAGAAAATAAATTTATAAATGTTTGCCTAATTAGGAGGTATTAGAGGTATTAACTTTATTTAAATTTTTATTAGATCAGGGTTGAAGGCAAAGGTGAGAGCAGAAGAAAACAGAAATTAGCGCTATATTGTGTTCTTATAGAAGGTGTATACGTCCATTTTTGTGATGAAAATACACTAACAAAAAAGGCGCTGATGCGCCTTTTTTGCTTCTGATAGTAGAGAATAGGTAAGCCTAATTTTTCATAAACTCATGATATTTTTGCTGGCCTCGTACAATCCACTCAGGTGCTGCTTCACCGATCCCCTCGACAACCAGATTAGGATGTTTATTAACAACTTTGTTTAACGTTGCTTCTTGTTTCACATCAGCGTCGACAAAAAATATGTGCTTACCATCTCGAAGCATACTTTGAAAACGTTCGAATTCTACATTTGGTCGTTGAATACCAATGAAGCCTCCTTCCCAAGTACAAAAGCCTAGTACAATGATGGCCAAGAAAATAAATGGCATCCAACCTGCTGGGCTTTGATACCACTGAAAAAGGTACGTAGTGGCCAGTACTAAGACAGCACCAATGGCTCCGACCGTAGCACCAACTTCCGTTGAGTGAACGATGTCCTTTTTTAACACGGACTCTACTTCATTTAAGTGGTGTAATTGGACGTCGGCGTCGTTTTCACTTAAAACATGCATTTGCGGTAAGGTAAAGCCGTTATTAAGCAATTCTTTTTCAAATTGCTCTAACTCAGAAAGATTTTCGCTTAAATAGTAGTGACGAATCATGAGATCCTCCGAATTTTTGGTCAAGGTGACAATGACTTCAAAAATCATGACACAAGAACACATTTAGAGGCAGACGTTTGAAGTTTAGACAAGAAATTGTTGTCTAAAAAGATGGTGACAAAAATGACTTGGCCTAGTTATTAAACGGCCTACGAAGAATTTTAGATCAATATATGATATTAACCATATTTGTTTAAGACCTGGCCATTAACGGCTTTTGCATGGGGCGAAGGTGGGTGAGTATTTTGTGGGTATAAATGCCGAGCACTTACAACTGGGTAAATAAAAACGGGAGCCTATTTAATGCTCCCGTTGATGATATATAGTGTTAATTACTCACCATACATTTTATCAATTTCATTTTTATATCTTTCATTAATGACTTTGCGTCGTAGCTTTTGAGTTGGAGTCATTTCACCTTTTTCCATCGAAAAGTTTTTTGACAACAGGGTGAACTTTTTCACTTGCTCAAATTTTGCTAACTCATCTTGCAAATCTGCAAGTCGCTTTTCAAACAGTTCAATAATGTGGCTGTTCTTGATTAGATCCATCCGGTTATTGTATTTGATATTCAACTCTTTTGAGTATTCTTCTAATACTTCATAACAGGGAACGATTAACGCAGAGACAAACTTTTTAGTGTCTGCAATAACGACTATTTGTTCAATAAAATGATCTTTACCTAATGCCCCTTCTATCATTTGAGGTGCAATGTATTTACCGCCAGAGGTTTTCATCAATTCTTTGATACGGTCGGTAATGTATAAGTTACCATTTTTAAAATGACCGGCATCGCCAGTTTTTAAAAAGCCATCGTGATCGAATGTTTTGGCAGTTTCTTCAGGCTTATTGTAATAGCCTTTCATAACCATTGGGCCTTTCACTAAAATTTCGTCTTGCGCACCAATTTTAATTTCAACTCCTGGCATGATGCTACCAACCGATTCTGGATCGTAATTTAGCTCATCCCAACATGAGACAGTGGCCGCGGTTTCGGTCATACCGTAACCTAGCTTTATATTAATGCCTATCGCTTGGAAAAAACGACCAATAATAGGATCAAGTTTGGCACCACCACATGGCATCATTTTGATGTTACCACCAAGGACTTGACGTAACTTGTTTAAAACCATTTTGTCTGCCAATTGGTAGCACTTCGCCAGCACTTTACCAATAGGTTTATTTTGTTGTTTTGCTAAGGCAACTTTAGCACCCATATTTACCGCCCACGTAAATATAATTTTGCGATGCATTGGGGCGCGAGACACTTTGTCAAACACAGTTGAATAAATTTTTTCGTAAAACCTTGGTACCGCACACATTACCGTAGGTTTTATTTCTTCTAAAGCTCGTTTGACTAAATTGGTATCTGACAAATAACAATTTGTTGCGCCTTTGTATAACACAAAGAACGTCCAAGCACGTTCAAACACGTGTGACAAAGGTAAAAAGCATAACGAAACATCGTCTTCGTTTATTGAAATTCGAATGTCATGTAAATGCAACTGAGCATGAATATTACTGTAATCAAGCATCACACCTTTAGGATCGCCGGTAGTTCCCGAGGTATAAATAATGGTTAAGAGATCGGTATCTGCTATATTTTTGATGCGCTGCTCAACTTCTGAAAAATCGCCAACGTACTGTTGCACAAAATCATGCCAATGCAGTGCATTAGAGTGGTTGTTCAGATCGATTTTATCGTCCATCGCAACAATTTTTTCTAACGAGTCACATTGATCAAAAATTAATGCGGCCGCGTTAAACTGGGCTTGTTCGCCGACAAACAATATTTTAATTTGAGCATCATTAATTATGTAGGCCGTTTGCTTTGGAGTGTTGGTAGGGTAAATAGGTACCGAAACCGCACGGTTTTGTAAAATAGCAAGATCAGCAATGCTCCAACGTGCACAGTTGTTAGCAAAGATACCAACATTTTCTTGCTCTTGTAATCCACAAGCGACCAGTGCGCTAGAGAGTTCGTCTGTTTGCTGTTGAAATTCAGACCAACTGATATCAATCCAGTCTTTTTTGGTGCCGTTTCTTAAAGCCGTTTTATCCGCCATGGTTGCCATATGTTGACGGATTTTCTTAACAAGGTTTATCTGACTCATACCTTTAATTCTTTCCAAAGTGTACACGTGTAAGCTATTTCGTGAGCCGATTGTACCGCCAGTTTAAAAAATATCAAGCAAATGCCGTCAATAGTGGGTTTTTGTGGTTGTTTTTTTACCGACAGAGTTAACAACTGTTACTTAAAGAGCGTTGGTAGCGCAATCAGCTCTTAGAATTTACCCGAACAGCAATAAATGACCTAAACTTGCAGGGAGTGGTTAGGTTTAAATTAAGTTTTAAATTGAGTGTCAATACGCTATGTATTCAAAGATAATCACCGAATTGTTTAATTAAGTAAGGTTGAAGATGAAATTTCCTGGACAACGCAAAAATAAACATTATTTCCCAGTAAACGAAAGAGACCCGCTATTAGCGCAAATCAAACATAGCGATGAAAGTACGCAAACCTATATTACCGGCATAGACCAGATCCTTGTCGACATCGAAGCGAAGGTAACCGACGACTTATTGACTCGGTATAAATTACCTAAAGGTAATTCCACATTAATCGACGATGATACGGCTAAACAGTTGTATGATGAAATTAATGATGGTGGACTTATTAGTAATCAATTTGCAGGTGGCACCATAGGCAACACCGTTCATAATTATTCGACCCTAGCCGACGATAAGTCGGTATTATTTGGCGTTATGAGTAATAACATTAAGGTGGGCAGTTATTCTTATCGGTATTTATGTAATACCTCTTCTCGGGTTAATTTAAACTATTTGCAACCTGTTCAAGGCTCTATCGGTCGTTGCTTTACCTTAGTGACGGACTGTGGCGAGCGTACTTTTGCCATTAGTAAAGGCGCTATGGATAAACTCAGTCCAGATTTTATCGACCAAGACGTGATTCAAAATTCTTCTGCTTTGGTGCTAACCGCCTATTTAATGCGATCTTCACCTGAAGATACCATGAAAGAAGCGGCAATGAAGGCGATTGAATACGCTAACGAAGCAAATGTGCCCGTGGTTCTCACACTCGGTACTCGATTTCTGATTGCAGAAGACCCTAAATGGTGGCAACAGTTTATAAAACAACATGTCACCATATTAGCCATGAACGAAGACGAAGGGGAAGCGTTGACCGGTTTTGCAGACCCGTTAGCGGCCAGTGACTTTGCCCTTGATTTATGTGATTTGGTGCTGATAACAGCAGGTCCCACAGGTCTTTATACCGCAGGTTATACAGAAGACAGTGAAAAGCGTTTAACCAGCCGCAGTCTGCTTCCTGGGGTTATCCCAGAATTTAATCAATACGAATTTTCTCGGCCAAAACTTAAAGAGAATTGTAAAACTCCGATAAAAGTCTTTTCGCATATTGCGCCGTTTATGGGCGGGCCAGAAGTTATTCGCAATACCAATGGTGCTGGAGATGCAGCACTTTCGGCGCTTTTACACGATTTAGCATCAAATGATTACCATCGAGTGATGTTACCCAACTCAAGAAAGCACGCAACCAAAGACTTATGCTATTCGTCTTTTTCTCAAATTTGTAAATACGCCAATCGAGCAGCCTATGAAGTATTAGCCCAGCACAGCCCGAGACTTTCTAGAGGATTGCCAGAACGTGAAGACAGTTTAGAAGAAGCGTATTGGGAAGGGTAATAGGTTATTTCACTCGAAGTGTTTACTTCTCAGGGGAGATAACTTAACGGCAAACCTTGAAAACAACATGCCTTGTCAAACTTGACTATGCTTCGAATTGATCTATTAGTTATATACCTCGGCAGTTATTTCTAATATTTTTCAAAAATTTCTAATTCAGTCAAAAGGAAAACAGGAGTTTGACATCAATATTGCCATTAACCCAACAGATTTGCATCGTATCTTCAGATATTGAGCTTGCTAAGGATTGTCAACAGAAAATAAGTCCCGTATCGGGCTTAAATATAACGGCAACCTCAGTTGATGATGCGCTTGAAATAACGACAGATCCTGTCGGTATTTTTTATGTTTGTGAAAACTCGAGCAAAGCTTATATGCACATACTTGAAGCATTAAAAGCACGTTTCGTGCGCAGTTGCTTCTTTGTTGGAGCCCTTTCTTTGTCAATTCCTTTACTGCATCATTGTTTACGACTTGGTGTGGACGATGCTTTTTTATTACCAATGTCGAAATTAGATATTGATAGATTACTTTGTAACCTAATGGGCAATGACTGTGAGTCCTTTGAGCAGAACAATATCTTTTTGTCCAAAGGGCATTGTCCTGAAGGTTACTGTCAGACTTTAAAACAAAGCAGTCCGTTTGAAATGTTGTTGATGGTCATTGAAAAAGACTTTAAAAAAGCCCCTTCGCTCGAAGACCTAGGAAAACGGGTGCATTTAAGCGCTAGTCGATTGTCGCATTTATTTCGTGAAATGTGCGGTTTAACTTACCGTAATTACTTATTATGTCGCCGGTTAGAAGAGGGGGAACGGTTATTAAGAGAGCAAAACAACTCTGTCACAGACATTGCCTATGAATTAGGTTTTTCAAGTCCTTCCCATTTTTGTCGAAGCTTTAAGGTTCATTTTAATGTCACCCCACATTCCTATGCAACAGGCGAGCAAAATATAACCGTCAGTGATTTATACCAATCTTATCAACGATTACGAAATCAACCTATTGAGAAACTCAACGAATCGTCGCTCACAATATGAGAGCAAAACTTTATTAAACGCTTATATAACGAATACAGGTGCTATGGGCATAAAACTTCAACAACGTCTGAGAGGTTTGACACTGTTTAAACGTAAAACTCATTATTTCATGCCGTTACTGTGTTTATTTCTGCTTTCTTTCTCATTTTTATCCGTGGCCGTGGCAAATAGTCAATTAAATACGCTCCAAGCCCCAATGGCTAGTATAACAGAGTCTCAATATCAAACCTTTATCACAATGGCAAAGCGTGAGTACTTGTGGTTAGCAAAAACACATACGTCAAAGGATGGAAACTTCCTAGAGCATACTCTTGCAAGTCTAAGCTTAATAGAATTGGTTGAGGATTTGGGTTGGGTAGCACTTGGAGAACTTCGACAATTAGCAAAACAGCAACCGAGGGAATTTGATCGTCGAATGACGACATTGATGTTTTCGCTCTTTAACCTATCTAATCTTAACCTTCATCAGAACACTTCAAATGCAAATCAACGATTTTTTCAACCCCTTAAAATGAATAATTACTATCCCGTTAGTCAAGAAAATAATATGGTTGATATGGTCTCGTTTGAGCAAGAGTTTGAATTGGCAGTGAAACAAAAGCGACTAGCATCATTAATAACTCGTATGCTTCCACCATACGACCAAGTTACACGTCTTCGACATGCTATTAAGCATTACCAAGGTTTTTTATATCACCCGTGGCCTAAGGTTGAACTCGATTTCAGCCCTAAACTGGGGCAAAGGCACCCCAAAATAAAGCTTATTCGTGAATTATTACAGCGTCATGGTGATTTACCGCGGCATTCATTTGACCAGAAACAAAAACATTTGAGTGCATATCGACAGTCAATATTAGATACCCATTTAATTAATGGCATAAAGCGCTTTCAATCACGACACGGGCTAAAAATTAATGGCCATTTAGATGAAGAAACTCTTATTGTCTTGAACACCCCAGTAAAAAAAATCGTTGCTCGCTTACAAAAGAATTTAAGTCGTTGGTTTTTATTACCTAAGCAATTACCTGACCACTACATATTTGTAAATATTCCGCAATTTAAACTCTGGGTTTTCGAGGAAGGTGAAGAACGCCTAGAAATGAAAGTCATTGTTGGTAAACAAGCTCGCCCAACCCCATTTATGATCAGTAAAATTAATAGTATCACGTTAAATCCGAGTTGGACGCCAACACGAAACATCATTCAAAGCGACTTATGGCCAGAATATTTACATAATTACATAAGTTTGCACGATAGAGGTTTTCAATTAATTGCTAATTCGCCGGGTTCTAATATAAAGGTAGGCTTAAATAAACCAAACTTACCTCTTTTACAGCTTTTAAAAGATTATAGGTTAGTGCAACAACCTGGGCAGTATAATGCCTTAGGTCGATACCGATTTAATCTTATTAACAACCAGTCCATCTTTTTACATGATACTCCAGTCAAATCTTTATTTAACAAGCCTTATAGAGCATTGAGCCATGGCTGTGTGCGCTTAGAGGATGCTGATTTACTTGCCCGCTACTTATTAAACAAAAGTCGTGTTCAAAGAGAGCAAATGCATTATATCTGGCAAACTGGGGCCAGCCAAAATATTAACAAAAACGATAAGAGCAAGTTTGAGACATCCGCCCTTAACAGCAAACAAACCCAAACTCTTGCATTAAATAATTCTATTCCTACCTTCCTAGCGTATTATACCGTTTGGGTAGACGAACAAGGTGTGTTGCATCAATTACCCGATGTTTATGGATTTGATGGTTTAGCCCAAACAAGTGCAACTGAATCTGCGAATACAACTCTTGCATTTAGCCAGCCCTAATGTCGCAAGTTGGTAACATAAATTAGCAACTGTGTGATACCACATAAAATACAAGCTCACTACTATTATCCGTCATTGGGGATATGCAATGCCATACCTCTGTGCGTGAGCATTATTATTTAAAGTAATGCCTATTAAAAATAATCAACTTCTCGGAGTATTAAATTAATGCAAAACTTAAAAAAACTATTTTCAGAATTTATTGAAGATGAAAGCGGATTGACTGCGGTGGAATACGCCATTGCTGGCGCATTAGTATCGGTCGCTGTGGTAACGGCTTTCACCCAGTTAGGAACTGCTGTAGAAGGTACTGTTAACAAACTTTGCACAGCTGCATCAGGTTCCAGTGCGGCAACGCCAACTACAGGCTGTACCTCAAGCACATAATTTTAATAAGCATTCTTTAATTCTTATTGGTAGTGGCGATTACTTTCGTAATCGCCACATTACAAAACTTAAAAGCAGAACTCAAAGTGTCAGCGCACTTTTTCAATATTTTGAAAACAAACAAATATAAGCTTAAGTCATATTCAAAAACAACTTCCCCATTGCAAGTAATTGAGCAGTGATTCCCCGTAATATCGCAAGTTAGAGACATAAAATAGCAACTGTGTGATACCACTTAAAGTTTAAGCTGACTATCATTACCCCTCGTTGGGGATAAGCGATGCGCGTCCTCTGTATGAGCATTATTAATTAAAGTAATGCCTATTAAAAAATCAACTTTTCGGAGTATTAAATAATGAAAGACTTAAAAAAATTATTTTCAGAATTTATTGAAGATGAAAGCGGTCTGACCGCAGTGGAGTACGCCATTGCTGGCGCATTAGTTTCGGTTGCTGTGGTAACGGCTTTCACCCAGTTGGGTACCGCTGTAAAAGGTACTGTTAACGAGCTTTGTACCGCAGCATCGGGCAGTGATGCAACTGCATCGTGTAGCTAACTAAAGCCTTTAAGCGCTGATATAAAAGTCTTTATACTTTTAGTTGGCGAGAGTAACGTCGTCATGTTTATCGCCTCGTTTAGGGACTTTTTAAAGTCAGCGCGAATTCGAAGCACTCATAACACAAACCTATTATAGCTTTATAGACTTATTCCAATCGATTGAAACAAACCCGATAAAATCAATATCAGTATTTAGACTCTCTTAATTTCGCAAGTTGGTGACATATTTTAGCAACTGTGTGATACCACATTAAAAGTAAGCTCACTAATATTATCCCTCATTGAGGATATGCAATGCCATATCTCTATCTCTGTACGTCAAAGCATTATTATTAAATTAGTGCCAATAAAAAATTAGCTTTTGGGAGTATTAACTTGATGAAAGATTTAAAAAAATTATTTTCTGACTTTATTGAAGATGAAAACGGTTTAACCGCCGTGGAATACGCTATCGCGGGTGCATTAGTATCGGTTGCTGTGGTAACAGCTTTCAGCCAGTTAGGAGACGCTGTCGAGGGTACCATTGACAACCTATGTGTAGCTGCTGATGGGGCTAGTGATGCAGCTTCCTCTACAAACTGTAAATAGTCATTAGGTCAGGTTTTGAGCGCTGATATAAAAATACTTTTAGTCTTACTGGTGGTTGCGATTGCATTCGTTATCGCCACTTTTAATGATTTAAAAGTTCAGCGCATCTCTAATGTCTTATGCTTAAGGGTGTTTATCGTAGGGTGTCTTTTACAATTATTGTTGTTTCAACTACCTGGTTTAATGAATATTTTGCTCGGAGTGTTACTACCTTTTGTTATTTTATTCCCTTTATTTTACTTAAGGGCTCTTGGGGCTGGAGATATTAAACTTATGATGGCCGTAGGGCCGATGCTGGTCGCGCAAAATATGTTATTTTCAACACTCTTGTATGCCGTCATTTTTGGGGGAGTAACAACTCTATTATTTGTTATTTACCAAGTGGGGTTTAAAGGCATTATGCTAACACTAACCCGTTACTGGCAATGCCTTATAACAAAAACCTATTTTAAAGCCGAGCAGGGTGAAGCCGCATCTTTGAAAGTTCCTTATGCCCCTGCATTGTTTTTAGGCTGGCTGTGGGCATGTGCTAATGATTCAGGGGTCACTCAAGCTTTTAAGGCGTTTATTGCCTAGGACTTTAGTCAGTAACTTTAATCCGTACCATTTTTACATAGCGATACACATTAAGGATAGATCCTAGCGCATTAAAGGCTCTGATATCCAACGGCGACTAATAAACTTCTGATAAGAAGATAATAAAATAACCATGATGAATTTATTTAAAAATACGTCATTAAAAATTAATGATAAAGAGAATAAAAAAGAATCAACTCAGTGTCGACAAGATGCTGAGGACACTGAATATCAGCCAACAAAAGAACAATTAAAACATACTTCAAAAGACGTAAACAGTCAGGGTTCGCATAACTCTAGTGCCTTTTCTTCCCAAGAAAATCAAAAATTGAGCTCAACAGAGACACATGATATTGACCATAATTCAAGCCCAGGCTTAGCCACAATAAAACATTCCAAGCTTGCCCCTTACCCAACCAAGATATCTTCTTTGGGATTAAAACAACACGTATTATTAGAATTGCTGGTTAAACATATTCAGTTTAATAGTGTCTTAACCTTAATAGAATTAGCTAAGCTATTATGTATTTCTCCAAGTATTGTTCAGGAGTTGCTAGATTTATGTAAACGTAAAGCTTGGGTAGAGAATTACAATGCCCATACATCAAAAAAAGCGGCGAGTGAGTTTGATAAAGGCAATGAAAAACAAAATCAACAAATGCGTTATGTGCTCAGTCATCTGGGCAGAGCCGAAGCGCAAAAGGCTTTTCAACGTAGCGGATACCTTGGTCCTGCGCCCGTGCCGATTGGTCAATATAACGATATATGCAAAAAACAAAGCAGTCGCCAACGAGTCGTTACTAGGGACTCATTACAACAAGCGTTTACCAAGCAAACCTTTTCAGAAGAATTAATCAATCACATTGGTCCCTCGCTCAACTCAAAAAAACCTATTCTTATTTATGGTCATGCAGGAACGGGAAAAAGCTATTTCTGTCGTCACCTTAATCTGGTTTTTGGGGATGCTGTACTTATTCCTTACGCCATTGAAGTTAATAACGACATTATTCAAGTATTTGATCCAGAAATTCATCAAGTACTGCCTATCGAACAGACGAATACATTAATGCTTGATGCTCACCACGATCCTAGGTGGTTATTGTGTAAACGACCTTTGGTGGTAACTGGCGGAGAGTTAACTTTGGATATGTTAGATGTACGATTTGATAACAACAGCAAATTGTATACAGCACCATTGCAGCTAAAAGCTAATAATGGGATTTTGCTACTCGATGACTTAGGTAGGCAAAACATATCTCCTAAAGCACTGTTTAACCGTTGGATTATTCCACTAGAAGAGTCTCGTGACTTTTTAACCCTACAAGCTGGACTGCACTTTGAATTACCGTTTGAACTTATTTTATTGTTCTCGACCAACTTAGCACCGAGTGATTTGGTAGACGAAGCGTTTTTGCGTCGTATTGGCTATAAAATTGAATTTGAACCATTAACTGAAAAGCAGTACCGAATTTTGTGGTTTCAGCAATGTCAGCAACAACGATTAGAGTGCAGTGATGAGATATTTACCTATTTAGTAACAGACTTACACGAAAGGCATCAGCGTCATTTCTTACCCTGCTATCCACGTGACTTGCAATCAATTATCAGTGATCAAATTAAATTTAATCAAATTGAATTAACCATCACCAAAGAATTACTCAACTATGCTTGGCACAGTTACTTTGTATCAGAAACATAAATACGGCAGACAAAATGAACTCATTTAAAAGTGAATGGCCATTAAATCAGCACATAGCGAAGGAAATATCATGAATAAAAATGTTTTACTTTTTATTTTACTGTCAGCAGCTTTTGGCTTAGGGGCTGTCTATATCGCCAAAAGTTGGCTCGATGAAAATCGAGCAGTCAATGTACAAAAAGGCTTTGTTCAAGTGGTAAAAGTCACCACCCCCATTGGTACAGGAACAATCATAAATACCAAAAATATAGCCTTAGTATCTGTTCCTGAAGAAATGGTTCCTCAAGGGGCAATCACCAGCTTAGAAGACGCAAAAGGA
Encoded proteins:
- the pepE gene encoding dipeptidase PepE: MNKNLLLLSSSREGNTEYLSHAKPMINDHLKGITEVLFIPYAGVSISYDEYTERVQSALSDCQITIVGIHQCADPIAAVKEAKAIAVGGGNTFHLLHQLYQHKLVKEIQTRVNDGCPYIGWSAGSNIAGMSIKTTNDMPIIQPKSFDALNLVPIQLNPHYTDFNPPGHNGETREQRLQEFMVLNPTTYVIGIQEGSALKMQNNHLRLIGGKQGFVFKAGDKTTVEDQSDLSHLLP
- a CDS encoding inosine/guanosine kinase, which gives rise to MKFPGQRKNKHYFPVNERDPLLAQIKHSDESTQTYITGIDQILVDIEAKVTDDLLTRYKLPKGNSTLIDDDTAKQLYDEINDGGLISNQFAGGTIGNTVHNYSTLADDKSVLFGVMSNNIKVGSYSYRYLCNTSSRVNLNYLQPVQGSIGRCFTLVTDCGERTFAISKGAMDKLSPDFIDQDVIQNSSALVLTAYLMRSSPEDTMKEAAMKAIEYANEANVPVVLTLGTRFLIAEDPKWWQQFIKQHVTILAMNEDEGEALTGFADPLAASDFALDLCDLVLITAGPTGLYTAGYTEDSEKRLTSRSLLPGVIPEFNQYEFSRPKLKENCKTPIKVFSHIAPFMGGPEVIRNTNGAGDAALSALLHDLASNDYHRVMLPNSRKHATKDLCYSSFSQICKYANRAAYEVLAQHSPRLSRGLPEREDSLEEAYWEG
- a CDS encoding prepilin peptidase is translated as MSADIKILLVLLVVAIAFVIATFNDLKVQRISNVLCLRVFIVGCLLQLLLFQLPGLMNILLGVLLPFVILFPLFYLRALGAGDIKLMMAVGPMLVAQNMLFSTLLYAVIFGGVTTLLFVIYQVGFKGIMLTLTRYWQCLITKTYFKAEQGEAASLKVPYAPALFLGWLWACANDSGVTQAFKAFIA
- a CDS encoding Flp family type IVb pilin gives rise to the protein MQNLKKLFSEFIEDESGLTAVEYAIAGALVSVAVVTAFTQLGTAVEGTVNKLCTAASGSSAATPTTGCTSST
- a CDS encoding long-chain fatty acid--CoA ligase, with the translated sequence MSQINLVKKIRQHMATMADKTALRNGTKKDWIDISWSEFQQQTDELSSALVACGLQEQENVGIFANNCARWSIADLAILQNRAVSVPIYPTNTPKQTAYIINDAQIKILFVGEQAQFNAAALIFDQCDSLEKIVAMDDKIDLNNHSNALHWHDFVQQYVGDFSEVEQRIKNIADTDLLTIIYTSGTTGDPKGVMLDYSNIHAQLHLHDIRISINEDDVSLCFLPLSHVFERAWTFFVLYKGATNCYLSDTNLVKRALEEIKPTVMCAVPRFYEKIYSTVFDKVSRAPMHRKIIFTWAVNMGAKVALAKQQNKPIGKVLAKCYQLADKMVLNKLRQVLGGNIKMMPCGGAKLDPIIGRFFQAIGINIKLGYGMTETAATVSCWDELNYDPESVGSIMPGVEIKIGAQDEILVKGPMVMKGYYNKPEETAKTFDHDGFLKTGDAGHFKNGNLYITDRIKELMKTSGGKYIAPQMIEGALGKDHFIEQIVVIADTKKFVSALIVPCYEVLEEYSKELNIKYNNRMDLIKNSHIIELFEKRLADLQDELAKFEQVKKFTLLSKNFSMEKGEMTPTQKLRRKVINERYKNEIDKMYGE
- a CDS encoding Flp family type IVb pilin, whose protein sequence is MKDLKKLFSDFIEDENGLTAVEYAIAGALVSVAVVTAFSQLGDAVEGTIDNLCVAADGASDAASSTNCK
- a CDS encoding helix-turn-helix transcriptional regulator, encoding MTSILPLTQQICIVSSDIELAKDCQQKISPVSGLNITATSVDDALEITTDPVGIFYVCENSSKAYMHILEALKARFVRSCFFVGALSLSIPLLHHCLRLGVDDAFLLPMSKLDIDRLLCNLMGNDCESFEQNNIFLSKGHCPEGYCQTLKQSSPFEMLLMVIEKDFKKAPSLEDLGKRVHLSASRLSHLFREMCGLTYRNYLLCRRLEEGERLLREQNNSVTDIAYELGFSSPSHFCRSFKVHFNVTPHSYATGEQNITVSDLYQSYQRLRNQPIEKLNESSLTI
- a CDS encoding NAD/FAD-utilizing enzyme; this translates as MIRHYYLSENLSELEQFEKELLNNGFTLPQMHVLSENDADVQLHHLNEVESVLKKDIVHSTEVGATVGAIGAVLVLATTYLFQWYQSPAGWMPFIFLAIIVLGFCTWEGGFIGIQRPNVEFERFQSMLRDGKHIFFVDADVKQEATLNKVVNKHPNLVVEGIGEAAPEWIVRGQQKYHEFMKN
- a CDS encoding L,D-transpeptidase family protein, whose translation is MASITESQYQTFITMAKREYLWLAKTHTSKDGNFLEHTLASLSLIELVEDLGWVALGELRQLAKQQPREFDRRMTTLMFSLFNLSNLNLHQNTSNANQRFFQPLKMNNYYPVSQENNMVDMVSFEQEFELAVKQKRLASLITRMLPPYDQVTRLRHAIKHYQGFLYHPWPKVELDFSPKLGQRHPKIKLIRELLQRHGDLPRHSFDQKQKHLSAYRQSILDTHLINGIKRFQSRHGLKINGHLDEETLIVLNTPVKKIVARLQKNLSRWFLLPKQLPDHYIFVNIPQFKLWVFEEGEERLEMKVIVGKQARPTPFMISKINSITLNPSWTPTRNIIQSDLWPEYLHNYISLHDRGFQLIANSPGSNIKVGLNKPNLPLLQLLKDYRLVQQPGQYNALGRYRFNLINNQSIFLHDTPVKSLFNKPYRALSHGCVRLEDADLLARYLLNKSRVQREQMHYIWQTGASQNINKNDKSKFETSALNSKQTQTLALNNSIPTFLAYYTVWVDEQGVLHQLPDVYGFDGLAQTSATESANTTLAFSQP
- a CDS encoding Flp family type IVb pilin, with product MKDLKKLFSEFIEDESGLTAVEYAIAGALVSVAVVTAFTQLGTAVKGTVNELCTAASGSDATASCS
- a CDS encoding type II toxin-antitoxin system HicB family antitoxin, with protein sequence MRFPIVLLFNPESSDYKVTVPDLPGCECRSKSIDKGLDEILAVIESHLSLLSEYGEDIPVATSFENHVGKIEYRGGVWAIVDIDITPFLGKSHKINVTLPELLIKKIDDRVSVSPEYKTRSGFLACAAINELKK